The Naumovozyma dairenensis CBS 421 chromosome 1, complete genome genome includes a region encoding these proteins:
- the SAC7 gene encoding GTPase-activating protein SAC7 (similar to Saccharomyces cerevisiae SAC7 (YDR389W) and BAG7 (YOR134W); ancestral locus Anc_5.471): MVASLSKKTLKSNNPSPTKSHVPEFWKQFLNNPKSMSSDSLSPPKNSQNQSLQKRPSMSSRAHSFNTPSSNRDRNSPTKVPTNLSNSNYKNYRDAFLSNKNDFTGRVFGVSLSKSLSVASAEVIVQSELVSFGRIPIVVAKSGAYLKANALETKGIFRIAGNGKRVKELQFIFSSPPDYGTKFNDWDGYTVHDVASLLRRFLNNLEEPLIPLSLYEEFRAPLRERPRILKHMLNHNVSHPKSNNDSSDQVGKIKEGEKQLSTDEPANIEKTTEAIGAEKNDVSQSNEQDTKGNDGDEEKEEGEPDISEEKRKRKIRHKKRLTRDIRAAIKDYESLFTKLSNDSKQLTIYLLDLLSLFARQSQFNLMSGRNLAAIFQPSILSHPRHDMDPKEYELSRLAVEFLIEYSYKLLPHLLKLAKEEQQNKLSPKTATITTTDENNSTEVLKKSPSKPINISPSTSAIKNNALTNKSSRELLSASSPKLIRFDSSQNTNRIPKITNSNSLKLPKQRRNHSKSIGSAAVPPDVIASNKRRTRLFPWLHKPGILSDNGDFTTTEGEGEEYDEENIDISGQSPMSINSNSLAARRQSNNHTLLSVSRANRSLSGNSTTSSFNVRPISMIITGNGSSITQDNKSNDSLVTNEDDSGKAVFRKASDDKSATDRAVRSKKRESWFQRLAHSGSSTRD; the protein is encoded by the coding sequence ATGGTGGCATCTTTATCGAAAAAGACTTTGAAAAGTAATAACCCATCACCAACGAAAAGCCATGTCCCAGAGTTCTGGAAACAGTTCTTAAATAATCCAAAGAGTATGTCATCAGATTCTCTCTCACCTCCAAAAAATTCACAAAATCAATCACTGCAGAAAAGACCATCAATGTCCTCAAGAGCTCATTCTTTTAACACACCATCATCGAACCGTGATAGAAATTCTCCTACTAAGGTACCGACTAACTTATCAAACTCTAACTATAAAAATTATAGAGATGCTTTCCTTtctaataaaaatgattttaCCGGCAGAGTATTCGGTGTctcattatcaaaatcattaagTGTAGCAAGTGCAGAAGTGATAGTTCAAAGTGAATTAGTAAGTTTTGGTCGCATCCCCATCGTCGTAGCTAAATCAGGCGCATATTTAAAGGCAAACGCTTTGGAAACAAAGGGTATCTTTAGAATTGCTGGGAATGGGAAACGTgttaaagaattacaatttattttctcaTCTCCTCCTGATTATGGCaccaaatttaatgattggGATGGTTATACTGTTCATGATGTGGCTTCTTTACTTCGAAGgttcttgaataatttggaagaaCCTCTAATACCGTTATCGTtatatgaagaatttaGAGCACCGTTAAGGGAAAGACCGAGGATATTGAAACATATGCTTAATCATAATGTCTCACATCCAAAAagtaataatgattcaagTGACCAAGTAGGGAAAATAAAGGAGGGGGAAAAGCAACTGTCCACAGATGAACCTGCTAACATTGAAAAAACGACTGAAGCTATAGGTGCAGAGAAAAATGATGTTTCCCAATCTAATGAACAGGATACAAAAGGTAATGATGGAGATGAAGAGAAGGAGGAAGGTGAACCTGATATTTCTGAggagaaaagaaaaagaaaaatccGTCATAAGAAAAGACTAACTCGTGATATAAGAGCTGCAATTAAGGATTACGAAAGTTTATTTACAAAACTATCGAACGATTCCAAACAATTGAccatatatttattagacTTATTGAGCCTTTTTGCTAGACAGTCCCAATTCAACTTAATGTCAGGTAGAAATCTGGCAGCAATTTTCCAACCTTCGATCTTGTCCCATCCACGACATGACATGGATCCAAAGGAATATGAACTATCCAGACTTGCTGTGGAATTTTTAATCGAATATTCTTATAAATTGTTGCCACATTTACTAAAATTGGCAAAAGAGGAGCAACAGAACAAACTTTCCCCTAAAACTGCTACGATAACCACAAcagatgaaaataatagtacaGAAGTGTTGAAAAAATCTCCTTCTAAGCctattaatatttctcCTAGCACAAGCGCCATTAAGAACAATGCATTAACAAATAAGAGCTCAAGAGAATTACTGTCCGCTTCTTCACCAAAACTGATACGTTTTGATTCCTCTCAAAATACTAATAGAATTCCCAAAATAAcaaattctaattcattaaaacTGCCgaaacaaagaagaaatcattCCAAATCAATAGGCTCCGCCGCAGTACCTCCTGACGTCATCGCAAGTAATAAGAGAAGAACAAGATTGTTTCCATGGTTACACAAACCTGGTATTTTGAGTGACAATGGAGACTTCACCACCACTGAAGGTGAAGGAGAAGAATacgatgaagaaaatattgatatatcGGGACAATCACCTATGAGtattaattcaaattccCTCGCTGCACGTAGACAAAGCAATAATCATACTTTACTAAGCGTTTCTAGGGCAAATCGTTCACTAAGTGGGAACAGTACTACTTCATCCTTTAATGTTCGTCCAATATCTATGATCATAACTGGTAACGGTAGTAGTATCACCCAAGACAATAAATCGAACGATTCATTGGTAactaatgaagatgattcaGGAAAAGCAGTGTTTAGAAAAGCGTCTGATGATAAGTCAGCTACTGATCGTGCCGTCCGTTCGAAAAAGAGGGAATCCTGGTTTCAACGTCTAGCTCATTCTGGGTCGTCAACAAGAGATTGA
- the CIN10 gene encoding Cin10p (similar to Saccharomyces cerevisiae YDR387C; ancestral locus Anc_5.469): protein MSTGSVEDIYSDLYSTFSQLTCTTADDIEQLPYSIDLKTSLIFVGSTVGGLLFGYDTGVISGVLLNLKPEDLSRPSLTDFNREIITSITSIGSFLGSIIAFPLADRCGRRITLAICCMVFIISGIWMALSRSLLFLVVGRLIVGIAVGVAAQCTPIYLSEISPANVRGFMLTLNSVAITGGQLLSYMFAFVLRDLSQSWRYLFGISAIPAIMFISLLDFIPESPRWLVTRGKFPEAHSALKMIYPGASVHQINLKLRRLIIDLGKLNHYNDIDEPLLQQSRSFLMNLNSSILSQANSIEVPVINNLVQPSNSYSSLPNQRSSLKRKRHVHKMEARTKRALMVGCTLMFFQQVTGFNAFMYYSPIIFSKLNIQDPLLPAILVAITNFLFTFVALRYVERVGKRSMLLYTVVIMIIGLLLCSTGFEKNNLNLLLTSIVIFVAGYASAMGTVPWSCVEFLPLNRRSFGASCISCTNWLTNAIVSLSYLSIIDKIGDSSTMLIFAMFSTFSWIFIYFCYPEVRGLSLEEIGKIFENGIDIYNVYRNYY from the coding sequence ATGTCAACTGGTTCCGTCGAAGATATTTACTCTGACCTATATTCCACATTTTCACAGCTAACTTGTACAACTGCCGATGATATCGAACAATTACCgtattcaattgatttaaaaACTAGCTTAATCTTCGTAGGTTCAACAGTAGGTGGACTATTATTCGGGTACGATACAGGTGTGATATCTGGtgttttgttgaatttaaaaCCTGAAGATTTATCACGTCCATCACTAACAGATTTCAATAGAGAGATTATCACATCTATAACTAGTATAGGTTCCTTTCTAGGTTCTATTATAGCGTTTCCTCTAGCTGATCGTTGTGGTCGACGAATAACCCTTGCCATATGTTGTATGGTATTTATCATTTCTGGGATATGGATGGCCCTTTCAAGATCCTTACTATTCTTAGTAGTTGGACGACTGATAGTTGGTATTGCTGTTGGAGTAGCTGCTCAGTGTACACCAATATATCTTAGTGAGATTTCTCCTGCGAACGTTCGAGGATTTATGCTGACATTAAATTCAGTAGCAATAACGGGCGGtcaattattatcatacATGTTTGCTTTTGTCTTACGAGATTTATCTCAATCATGGAGGTATCTTTTCGGTATTTCTGCAATCCCTGCAATTATGTTTATATCATTACTTGATTTTATACCAGAATCACCTAGATGGTTAGTTACAAGAGGGAAATTTCCTGAGGCCCATTCTGCTCTCAAGATGATATATCCCGGAGCATCAGttcatcaaataaatttgaaacttCGAAGACTTATAATAGATCTAGGTAAATTAAATCACTATAATGATATAGATGAACCACTGTTACAGCAATCAAGATCATTcctaatgaatttgaatagTTCTATATTATCACAAGCAAACTCTATTGAGGTTCCTGTCATCAACAACCTAGTACAACCTTCgaattcatattcatcacTACCCAATCAGCGGTCAAGCTTAAAGAGGAAAAGGCATGTACATAAAATGGAAGCAAGAACGAAAAGAGCGTTAATGGTCGGCTGTACATTGATGTTTTTCCAACAAGTTACAGGTTTTAATGCATTTATGTACTATTCtccaataatattttcaaaattgaatatacaGGACCCGTTATTACCTGCCATCCTAGTTGCAATCACCAATTTCTTATTCACCTTCGTTGCCCTACGATATGTCGAAAGAGTTGGTAAAAGAAGTATGTTGCTTTACACTGTTGTTATAATGATTATAGGGTTGCTACTTTGCAGTACTGGCTtcgaaaaaaataatttaaatctACTGTTAACTTCAATAGTTATTTTTGTCGCTGGCTATGCATCTGCCATGGGGACTGTTCCTTGGAGTTGTGTGGAATTTTTACCATTGAATAGAAGATCCTTTGGAGCTTCTTGTATTTCATGTACCAATTGGCTTACAAATGCCATCGTTTCACTCTCTTATTTGTCAATTATTGACAAGATTGGCGATAGTAGTACTATGTTAATATTTGCCATGTTTAGTACATTTTCATGGATATTCATTTACTTTTGCTACCCAGAAGTGAGAGGTCTTTCGTTAGAAGAAATTGGCAAAATCTTCGAAAATGGTATTGATATTTACAATGTCTATaggaattattattag
- the UBA2 gene encoding E1 ubiquitin-activating protein UBA2 (similar to Saccharomyces cerevisiae UBA2 (YDR390C); ancestral locus Anc_5.472), which yields MPRETNIVKIVGQESYDKLRSTKCLLVGAGGIGSELLKDLILMEFGEIHIVDLDTIDLSNLNRQFLFRQRDIKQPKSTTAVKAVQHFSNSKLVPYQGNIMDTNEFPLHWFHQFDIIFNALDNLSARRYVNKMSQFLQTPLLESGTSGFDGYIQPIIPGKTECFDCTKKETPKTFPVCTIRSTPSQPIHCIVWAKNFLFNQIFSAESTSNEEEEDGTKEWGTDDVEEIKRIKQETNELHELQKIITFGDKSRIPEIVEKLFIHDIEKLLLIENLWKTRTKPTPLTKTQLDASMNESKKDLHLNNNSVWNINEQLSMFLSITGKLMERMKKEHTIEFDKDDQDTLEFVATAANIRSHIFDIPLQSVFDIKQIAGNIIPAIATTNAIIAGLSALVSLRVLNLLKYAPVKTPLDLNMAMTAKASNLSQDRYISNPTLARPNCECAVCTKVTRGVVIVSDPTITLKEFIAELRSKYGFSEDISLLDLSEQRLLVDYDFDDMVDRSLDDVNLKNGSLLFFCDEEENDAGMCRKPLELYLELRNEISGQNIPKIILPELDITWIKPSSAEPEENEAERETSKEKVGGNDGAVIILDDDEAQPSTGTKRSISELDNGFESDNKKAKVAGQFDDNAIIELD from the coding sequence ATGCCAAGAGAAACTAATATTGTGAAAATTGTAGGTCAAGAAAGCTATGACAAACTACGTTCCACGAAATGCCTACTGGTTGGTGCCGGCGGTATTGGAtcagaattattaaaggaCTTGATCCTAATGGAATTTGGTGAAATTCATATTGTTGATTTAGATACCATCGACCTTTCCAATTTGAATAGgcaatttcttttcagaCAGCGTGACATCAAACAACCAAAATCTACAACTGCTGTGAAAGCTGTACAGCATTTCAGTAACTCCAAATTGGTCCCATATCAAGGTAATATTATGGACACTAATGAATTCCCGCTGCATTGGTTTCATCAATTCGATATCATCTTTAACGCGCTAGATAATTTATCAGCAAGACGATACGTCAATAAGATGTCACAATTTTTACAAACACCATTACTAGAATCAGGTACTTCGGGATTCGATGGTTATATTCAACCGATTATACCAGGTAAAACTGAATGTTTTGATTGTACCAAGAAGGAGACTCCAAAAACTTTCCCCGTGTGTACCATTAGGTCAACTCCATCTCAACCGATCCATTGTATCGTTTGGGCCaagaattttctttttaatcaaatattttctgCGGAATCAACATCAAAtgaggaagaggaagatggAACCAAAGAGTGGGGAACTGATgatgttgaagaaattaaaagaatcAAGCAAGAAACTAACGAATTGcatgaattacaaaaaattataacaTTTGGCGATAAATCACGTATTCCAGAAAtcgttgaaaaattattcattcaCGATATCGAAAAgttattattgattgaaaatttgTGGAAAACAAGAACTAAACCGACTCCCTTAACAAAAACACAATTAGATGCGTCGATGAACGAAAGTAAGAAGGACTTGCATCTAAATAACAACTCGGTATGGAATATTAACGAACAATTATCCATGTTTTTGAGCATAACTGGCAAATTAATGGAACGTATGAAAAAAGAACATACAATagaatttgataaagatgatcAAGATACTTTAGAGTTTGTTGCAACAGCAGCAAATATCAGATCACACATTTTCGATATTCCTCTACAATCAGTTTTCGACATCAAACAGATTGCAGGTAATATTATCCCAGCTATTGCCACTACAAATGCCATCATTGCAGGTTTATCAGCACTTGTTTCACTTCGCGTCTTGAATTTGCTAAAATATGCACCTGTTAAGACGCCATTGGATTTAAATATGGCAATGACAGCTAAAGCAAGTAATCTCTCTCAGGATCGTTATATTTCCAACCCTACTCTAGCTAGACCAAACTGTGAATGTGCCGTCTGTACAAAAGTGACTAGAGGCGTTGTTATTGTGAGTGATCCGACGATTACGCTGAAAGAATTCATCGCTGAGTTACGTTCCAAATATGGTTTCTCTGAAGATATCTCATTATTAGACCTAAGTGAACAAAGGTTATTGGTTGATtatgattttgatgatatGGTTGATCGTTCCTTGGACGACgttaatttgaaaaatggatcccttctatttttttgcgatgaagaggaaaacGATGCTGGAATGTGCCGAAAACCATTAGAATTATATCTTGAACTCagaaatgaaatttcaGGACAAAATATACCAAAAATTATACTACCAGAATTGGATATTACTTGGATAAAACCGTCATCCGCTGAAcctgaagaaaatgaagcaGAACGTGAAAcctcaaaagaaaaagttgGCGGTAATGATGGAGCAGTTATAATTTTAGACGATGACGAGGCACAACCATCAACTGGAACCAAAAGAAGTATTTCAGAGCTAGATAATGGTTTCGAATCAGATAATAAGAAGGCTAAGGTTGCAGGCCAATTCGATGATAACGCTATTATTGAACTTGATTAA
- the SPT3 gene encoding transcriptional regulator SPT3 (similar to Saccharomyces cerevisiae SPT3 (YDR392W); ancestral locus Anc_5.480) encodes MIDNKYKYRVEIQQMMFVSGETNDPPPETTSLIEDIVRGQVIEILLQANKTAHSRGSKSILPEDVIFLIRHDKAKVNRLRTYLSWKDLRKNAKDQDAAANATAAAGGGVGGADDDDLKKVGDKDDKDGGNMMKVKKSQIKLPWEVQFMFNEQPLENNDDDQELDEDEREANFTTLKRLKMADDRTRNMTREEYVHWSDCRQASFTFRKNKRFKDWSGISQLTEGKPHDDVIDILGFLTFEIVCSLTEAASKIKKREQLLQSEKAKRQQSLHQDLNFEVATLHRKKRLFDGPDNVVNPLKAKHIEEAWRVLQTIDMKHRALTNFRGNKLTSRPAIM; translated from the coding sequence ATGATAGAcaacaaatataaatatagaGTGGAGATCCAACAAATGATGTTCGTTTCTGGTGAAACGAATGATCCTCCACCAGAAACCACATCATTAATAGAGGATATCGTCCGAGGGCAAGTAATTGAAATCTTGTTACAAGCTAATAAAACTGCACATTCTAGGGGGAGCAAAAGTATACTACCTGAAGATGTCATTTTCTTAATCAGACATGATAAAGCTAAGGTCAATAGACTAAGAACGTACCTTTCATGGAAGGATTTAAGAAAGAATGCGAAGGACCAAGATGCTGCAGCCAACGCTACAGCAGCAGCTGGAGGTGGTGTTGGTGGAGCagacgatgatgatttgaagaaagttggagataaagatgataaagatggTGGGAATATGATGAAAGTTAAAAAATCACAGATTAAATTACCTTGGGAAGTACAGTTTATGTTTAATGAACAACCTCTGgagaataatgatgacgatCAAGAACTAGACGAGGATGAAAGGGAAGCCAATTTTACCACGTTGAAACGGTTGAAGATGGCAGATGATAGGACGAGAAATATGACTAGAGAAGAATATGTGCATTGGTCAGATTGTCGACAAGCAAGTTTTACatttagaaaaaataaaagattcAAGGATTGGTCCGGTATATCACAATTGACAGAGGGTAAACCGCATGATGATGTTATTGATATCCTTGGTTTCTTAACTTTTGAAATAGTATGTTCATTGACAGAAGCTGCatcaaaaataaagaaaagagagCAACTTTTACAAAGTGAAAAAGCAAAACGTCAACAATCTTTACATCAggatttaaattttgaagtCGCCACTTTACATAGAAAGAAACGATTATTCGATGGGCCTGATAATGTCGTAAATCCCTTAAAAGCAAAACATATAGAGGAGGCATGGCGTGTGTTACAGACGATCGATATGAAACACAGAGCATTAACAAATTTCCGAGGGAACAAATTAACTTCGAGACCTGCAATTATGTAA
- the PNO1 gene encoding Pno1p (similar to Saccharomyces cerevisiae PNO1 (YOR145C); ancestral locus Anc_5.482): MVAPTALKNSETLHANATTSSRIIGLNNTEKIEEDDDDDDDVLIDQEETAALPSGGPPTKIQGQKKESKGVVLDEQGKPRFSSANQKGSTKVKLESRKIAVPPHRMTPLRNSWTKIYPPLVDHLKLQVRMNLKTKSVELRTHPKHTTDPGALQKGADFIKAFTLGFDLDDSIALLRLDDLYIETFEIKDVKTLTGDHLSRAIGRIAGKDGKTKFAIENATRTRIVLADTKIHILGGFTHIRMARESVVSLILGSPPGKVYGNLRTVASRLKERY; encoded by the coding sequence atggttGCACCTACCGCACTAAAAAACTCTGAAACCTTGCATGCAAATGCAACAACTTCTAGTAGAATAATCGGTTTAAACAACACTGAGAAAATAGAGGAAGACGACGACGATGACGACGACGTCTTAATAGACCAAGAAGAAACAGCAGCTCTCCCTTCAGGAGGACCTCCTACAAAAATACAAGGACAAAAGAAAGAATCTAAAGGTGTTGTGCTCGATGAACAAGGGAAACCACGTTTCAGTTCAGCTAACCAAAAAGGTAGTACGAAAGTTAAGCTAGAAAGTAGAAAAATCGCTGTACCACCTCATAGAATGACTCCTCTAAGAAACAGTTGGACTAAGATATATCCTCCTTTAGTAgatcatttgaaattacaaGTTagaatgaatttgaaaactaaATCTGTGGAATTGAGAACTCATCCAAAACATACGACTGATCCAGGTGCTTTACAAAAAGGTGCCGATTTTATTAAAGCCTTCACATTGGGATTTGATTTGGATGATTCTATTGCATTGTTAAGATTAGATGatttatatattgaaacttttgaaattaaagatgTGAAAACATTGACTGGGGACCATTTGTCAAGAGCTATTGGTCGTATTGCCGGTAAAGATGGTAAGACAAAGTTTGCCATTGAAAATGCAACCAGAACAAGAATAGTCTTAGCAGACACTAAGATCCATATCCTTGGGGGGTTTACACATATCAGAATGGCCAGAGAATCTGTTGTTAGTTTGATTTTAGGTTCACCACCAGGTAAAGTGTATGGTAATCTACGTACTGTTGCTTCTAGATTAAAAGAACGTTATTAG
- the RVS167 gene encoding amphiphysin (similar to Saccharomyces cerevisiae RVS167 (YDR388W); ancestral locus Anc_5.470) produces the protein MSFKGFTKAISRAPQSFRQKFKMGEQTVDPVYEDAERRFKELEDETKKLSEESKRYSAAVTGMLTHQIGFAKAMEEIFKPISGKMSDPNATVPEDNPDGIEASEQYRTVVAELQETLKPDLLLVEEKIIKPCQELLKIITYIRKMATKRNHKKLDLDRRLNTYNKYEKKKEPNAKDEERMYKAEAEMTVAQQEYDYYNEMLKTQLPILFGLEAQFVQPLFVSFYYMQLNIFYTLYNRFQDMKIPYFDLTTDIMEAFIAKRGNIEEQTDALTITHFKIGYSKAKLEMTRKRYGAGATVGESESPSYPGTPTSPASPYGSQTGFAGYNQQQQQPGAYGMQSPPATGGYQQPAYGAAGAAGAAAMGQPGFQQLQQPQPQAAAPPPYPTSGMPPTAGSMAAPGVETVTALYDYQAQAAGDLSFPAGAVIEIVERTSDANEWWTGKYNGQQGVFPGNYVQVNKV, from the coding sequence ATGAGTTTTAAAGGTTTTACTAAGGCAATTTCAAGGGCACCTCAGTCCTTCCGCCAGAAATTCAAGATGGGAGAACAAACTGTAGACCCTGTTTATGAAGATGCAGAACGTCGtttcaaagaattagaagatgaaacaaagaaattgaGTGAAGAATCCAAGAGATACTCCGCCGCTGTCACGGGGATGTTAACCCATCAAATTGGGTTTGCAAAGGCAATGGAGGAAATCTTCAAACCTATCAGTGGGAAAATGAGTGATCCTAATGCTACTGTTCCCGAGGATAATCCAGATGGTATTGAAGCCAGTGAACAATATAGAACTGTGGTGGctgaattacaagaaacGTTGAAACCAGATTTGTTGCTTGTTGAAGAGAAAATCATTAAACCCTGccaagaattattgaaaattatcaCATATATCCGTAAGATGGCAACAAAGAGAAACCATAAGAAACTAGATCTTGATAGACGTTTAAATACctataataaatatgaaaagaaaaaagaaccAAATGctaaagatgaagaaagaatGTACAAAGCTGAAGCTGAGATGACAGTGGCTCAACAAGAGTACgattattataatgaaatgCTTAAGACCCAATTACcaatattatttggttTAGAAGCTCAGTTCGTCCAACCTTTGTTTGTTTCATTCTATTACATGCAATTGAACATTTTCTACACATTATATAATAGATTTCAAGATATGAAGATCCcatattttgatttaacTACTGATATAATGGAAGCTTTCATTGCCAAGAGAGGTAACATCGAAGAACAAACAGATGCATTGACCATCACACATTTTAAGATTGGTTACTCGAAGGCTAAATTAGAAATGACGAGAAAACGTTATGGTGCAGGTGCAACTGTAGGAGAATCGGAATCTCCAAGTTATCCAGGAACTCCAACAAGTCCAGCTTCTCCATATGGTTCACAAACTGGATTTGCCGGATATAAccaacagcaacaacaacctGGGGCATATGGAATGCAATCCCCTCCAGCCACAGGAGGATACCAACAACCTGCTTATGGTGCAGCTGGTGCAGCTGGTGCAGCCGCTATGGGCCAACCTGGTTTCCAACAACTGCAACAACCACAACCACAAGCTGCCGCTCCTCCTCCTTATCCTACTTCTGGAATGCCTCCAACCGCAGGTTCCATGGCTGCACCAGGTGTAGAGACTGTTACAGCATTATATGATTATCAAGCTCAAGCCGCTGGTGACTTAAGCTTCCCAGCTGGTGCAGTTATCGAGATTGTTGAGCGTACATCTGATGCCAACGAATGGTGGACTGGTAAGTACAATGGACAACAAGGTGTTTTCCCTGGTAACTATGTCCAAGTGAATAAAGTGTAA